The following are from one region of the Penaeus chinensis breed Huanghai No. 1 chromosome 5, ASM1920278v2, whole genome shotgun sequence genome:
- the LOC125025744 gene encoding transmembrane protein 234 homolog: MAGLELVLCLLVVSILWGVTNPLLKRASVGIEDIQMSNPLLQTLYEVKFLASRFSYVFPFLLNQLGSVVFVYLLGAADLSLAVPISNSLTFLVTTVAGHCLGEETTSRMTWVGAGLVCAGVTLCVADKAQ, encoded by the exons ATGGCTGGGCTGGAGCTAGTCTTGTGTCTGCTGGTGGTCAGCATCTTGTGGGGAGTGACTAACCCACTGCTGAAGCGGGCAAGTGTTGGTATTGAGGATATACAAATGTCAAATCCTCTTTTGCag ACCTTGTATGAAGTGAAGTTCCTTGCCAGTCGGTTTAGTTATGTGTTTCCATTCCTGCTGAACCAACTAGGCAGTGTGGTCTTTGTGTATCTGCTTGGTGCAGCAGACCTGTCTCTTGCAGTCCCTATAAGTAACAGTCTTACTTTCCTTGTTACTACTGTAGCAGGCCACTGTCTAGGGGAGGAGACCACAAGTAGAATGACTTGGGTTGGAGCAGGTTTAGTGTGTGCTGGTGTTACATTGTGTGTAGCAGATAAAGCTCAGTAG